The Coccinella septempunctata chromosome X, icCocSept1.1, whole genome shotgun sequence nucleotide sequence GCAATCGTACCTTGAGACCATCTGGCCTATGTGGATTTCTACAACCTCTACATCTACATTCAATACAAGCTTTACTCTCAACATAACATGGACATCTTTGGCCACAACAGGTCAGTTTACCAGGAGTAGCTGTCGCATTTCCACATCTACATCCTTTTTTGGATTGTACTATACACTTATTGACTGGTTTCTTAAAAACGGGAACCTGAAAATATCAACATTATTCCCTGTTTTACAGTATACAAAAGCAGTTACCTTTTCAACAGAATCTTTCGACATAAGAGGCATGATTTGTTGTTTCAAATCGCTTCCTTCATTTGGTTTTCTTTTGattgttattttatttattgctCCAGGATACATAACCGAGTAGAGATTCGAGCCAATATTTGATCTACTTGGTATGTTGGATGTGTTAGAGGAGTTCCCAATAGACATAACATTTGGTGGTTGAGGAGCGGGATTATTTTCTGCAGGTGTTAGTTGAAGTGTTTGTGTGGATGAATTCGTATAAACACAAGGTAGGATATTATAAGTTGATTTCGGTATACCGCCCTCACTTTGGTAGTCGTCATGAAATTCTGAACCTTCTCTTATAAGTGCTAATAGATTGCTGGCACCTCTTTCGACGCTTGAAACTGGAGAAACTATGGATGCTTGCTCTAGCAGTCCTACAATCGAAATATCGATGGTAACAATGAACATTTATTTAAACTACACACAACGTTTTCTCACCTCCATAAATAGGACTTTGGGTGAGGTGCTGACACATCTGCTGATAGCATTGCAAAAGAATTTTCAAACTCTTGTTCTCAATATACTCCACACAATTTCGACACCATGAGCATGCAGGTTTTAATTTCTTTCTACCACCTTTACACTTTTTACATATATGATGATTACATCGACCTGCTGTGGGAGATTGTGGGTCCACTAGTAAGTTACTGCACACTACACAACTCAAGGAGTTCCTCAAATAAGGTAATAATCTATACAAATCCTGCCATGTTGATGAATTATTCGGATCAGCTTTGAGTATAATCTGATTAGTAGTTACATATAAGCTCACTGAATTCATCTTAGTCATGCTTTTTCcgtttaataatttttttcatatatttacgtgcgtaaaattccataaaataaaattgtctCCCAAGGAATTTGTTCGCTCGTCAATCACGCAATAGCGCTTTCAATAAtctgaataaaaaaatctatttagagtaattaaaataaatatattaatGAATGATTTCGAAAACGAAATTATTCAGGtcgaaattcaaataaataaataacaaaaatttcccAAATGACAGATACTTgacattaataaataaataaacacatGCAATTTGACAGAAATCTGTCAATTTCTGATGGAAAAAATTTCTATGAGGGTTCTGTGGTTATAATTTTTGATGGGACGTTATGTCATTGTCAAATAAATTTGTCACTTTTTCTAGaatcatattttttattgtcGAAATATTTTGAAGTCAGAAGTCTCTAACTTT carries:
- the LOC123321447 gene encoding E3 ubiquitin-protein ligase MSL2, whose translation is MTKMNSVSLYVTTNQIILKADPNNSSTWQDLYRLLPYLRNSLSCVVCSNLLVDPQSPTAGRCNHHICKKCKGGRKKLKPACSWCRNCVEYIENKSLKILLQCYQQMCQHLTQSPIYGGLLEQASIVSPVSSVERGASNLLALIREGSEFHDDYQSEGGIPKSTYNILPCVYTNSSTQTLQLTPAENNPAPQPPNVMSIGNSSNTSNIPSRSNIGSNLYSVMYPGAINKITIKRKPNEGSDLKQQIMPLMSKDSVEKVPVFKKPVNKCIVQSKKGCRCGNATATPGKLTCCGQRCPCYVESKACIECRCRGCRNPHRPDGLKVRPIIPDIHSYQMSSNPQISEPQIIHNQPVKLGNVDIDPHFSFDPIGLKTYKVVAGGFNGLSIPTTLLMNTPILEEDINLEVQAINNSEH